In Rouxiella sp. WC2420, the following proteins share a genomic window:
- a CDS encoding autoinducer binding domain-containing protein: protein MSSDSHSLFNNILINKAIEEFIERRLFSLLNVKYTYAVMSKKNPSELLTISNYPKKWEIIYKENNYQYIDPIVNIALNSILPFSWNEKIIINSKLKLSIFEVAKKHEVINGYTFVTHDCANNLVTLSVLIDKNNELQIFSKIEKNKEKIQMLLMLIHHKLISLYQDKNLISNLIVNYRKDIFSRRENDVLYWASMGRTYKEIASLLGITTSTVKFHIANVVKKLGVANAKQAICLSSELNLQQPVLTNI from the coding sequence ATGAGCTCTGACTCGCATTCGCTATTTAATAATATTTTAATAAACAAGGCCATTGAAGAGTTTATAGAAAGAAGATTATTTTCTTTGCTTAATGTTAAATATACCTATGCTGTAATGAGTAAGAAAAACCCCTCTGAATTACTTACCATTTCAAATTACCCAAAAAAATGGGAAATTATATATAAAGAAAATAATTATCAATATATTGATCCTATCGTTAACATTGCATTGAATTCCATCCTGCCTTTTTCCTGGAATGAAAAAATTATAATAAATTCAAAACTCAAGCTATCCATTTTTGAAGTTGCTAAAAAACATGAAGTTATTAATGGCTATACCTTTGTAACTCATGATTGCGCGAATAATCTGGTGACACTATCAGTACTTATCGATAAAAATAATGAATTGCAAATTTTTTCTAAAATTGAAAAAAATAAAGAAAAGATTCAAATGCTATTAATGTTAATACATCATAAACTAATTTCCTTGTATCAAGATAAAAATCTAATAAGTAATCTAATTGTGAATTACCGTAAAGATATTTTTTCTCGCCGAGAAAATGATGTTCTATACTGGGCTAGTATGGGGCGAACTTATAAAGAAATTGCGTCTTTATTAGGTATTACGACAAGCACTGTAAAATTTCATATAGCCAATGTTGTTAAAAAACTGGGGGTAGCTAATGCCAAGCAGGCTATATGTCTTAGTTCTGAACTGAACCTTCAACAACCTGTTTTAACGAATATTTAA
- a CDS encoding DUF3053 domain-containing protein → MAVGIRSRTFARWLAPVVALLVVFQLTACGDKEPEQRKAFIDYLQNTVMRSGQNLPTLSEDQRQKFGNYANDYTIILNFSRQLKQSINEGLAPAVNTIAQIHVPQDYLQQKGALQQAAGSLNSVTQQIQTAKATADTAQAALKQPDDLKAVYSKVYAQDVTQPANALLPVVPALAGFTQDIAAVGDFLSQQGTQVAFANGSVQLPTQQQVAQYNALMTGLLGKQQSLVDAQKIIAGNF, encoded by the coding sequence ATGGCTGTAGGGATCAGGAGCAGGACCTTCGCGCGCTGGCTGGCGCCTGTAGTTGCATTACTCGTGGTTTTTCAACTCACCGCCTGTGGCGATAAAGAGCCAGAGCAAAGGAAAGCCTTCATCGACTATCTGCAAAATACCGTGATGCGCAGCGGGCAGAATCTGCCTACGTTGAGTGAAGATCAGCGACAGAAATTTGGTAATTACGCCAACGATTACACCATCATTTTAAACTTCTCACGTCAGTTGAAGCAGTCCATCAACGAAGGATTGGCTCCTGCGGTTAACACTATCGCGCAGATCCACGTTCCGCAGGACTACTTGCAGCAGAAAGGCGCATTGCAGCAGGCCGCGGGTTCACTAAACAGCGTGACGCAGCAAATCCAGACCGCCAAGGCCACTGCCGACACGGCTCAGGCCGCGCTTAAACAACCTGACGATCTGAAAGCCGTTTACAGCAAAGTCTATGCGCAAGACGTGACTCAACCGGCTAACGCGCTGCTTCCGGTGGTTCCGGCTCTGGCAGGCTTCACCCAGGATATTGCAGCGGTTGGTGATTTCCTTTCCCAGCAAGGAACCCAGGTGGCCTTTGCCAACGGTTCGGTCCAGTTGCCGACTCAGCAGCAGGTTGCACAGTACAATGCTCTGATGACGGGCCTGCTTGGTAAGCAACAGTCGCTGGTGGATGCACAAAAAATCATTGCCGGTAATTTTTAA
- a CDS encoding LysR family transcriptional regulator → MDLKRLRYFCVIVEQGSISKASRILNISQPPLSKRLQELEEEVGTPLVLRNGSGITTTEAGMVLYLRACDILRNVEEARSEAIFVANNKKEVLRIGISYLFQRHFSPLVAQFYQQLEGVKIETIVADSSTLEGMLDKKRIDIGLFQQPTMAGSYECISMQPVKAVALISKKLLPSPPKDQVLLSELGQLPLILIRRINGEGTFEYINNQLLRLGVRPNIIISANEPRMVYELIASGIAAASMMPASEVPPQAEEYCHIVDIYPAPNIFFPTFVKLAASPHQPELLNILLHYQEQVS, encoded by the coding sequence ATGGATTTAAAACGTTTACGCTATTTCTGTGTCATTGTAGAACAAGGCTCTATCAGCAAAGCATCTCGAATACTTAATATTTCCCAGCCTCCATTAAGTAAACGCCTGCAAGAACTGGAAGAAGAAGTGGGGACACCGCTGGTATTACGCAACGGCAGCGGCATCACCACGACAGAAGCCGGTATGGTGCTCTACCTGCGCGCCTGTGACATTTTACGTAACGTCGAGGAAGCGCGCAGCGAAGCCATCTTTGTTGCCAACAATAAAAAAGAAGTGCTGCGGATTGGGATTTCTTACCTGTTTCAACGCCATTTCAGTCCGCTAGTTGCACAGTTTTATCAACAACTTGAAGGCGTTAAGATTGAAACTATTGTTGCCGATTCAAGCACGCTTGAAGGCATGCTCGACAAAAAACGTATCGATATTGGCCTATTTCAACAGCCCACCATGGCAGGAAGTTATGAATGTATCAGCATGCAGCCGGTTAAGGCCGTCGCGCTAATCTCGAAAAAGCTGCTGCCTAGCCCGCCGAAAGATCAGGTGTTGCTCTCTGAACTTGGCCAGCTGCCGTTAATCTTAATCCGTAGAATTAATGGAGAAGGGACCTTCGAATATATTAATAATCAGCTACTTAGATTAGGCGTTCGCCCTAATATTATTATCTCTGCCAACGAACCTAGAATGGTGTACGAACTGATAGCATCCGGAATAGCCGCTGCATCAATGATGCCAGCCTCCGAGGTTCCCCCACAGGCAGAAGAATATTGCCACATTGTCGATATTTATCCCGCACCAAATATTTTCTTCCCAACTTTTGTGAAATTAGCAGCATCCCCTCATCAGCCTGAGTTATTGAATATCCTGTTACATTATCAGGAACAAGTTTCTTAA
- a CDS encoding urea amidolyase associated protein UAAP1 — MNESSDSLYQTLLPGGSHWSMRVKAGSALRLTDVEGNANLGMLFYNPENLLERYNAPDTLKCQHTFRLTAGHCLYSDMGRIFCGIEQDTFGWHDTVCGTMNACLAEQRFGALNYQQARNERHQNGYDSFLVELAKYGLGKRDMAACVNWFSKVTVDDEGNLALDACPKPTASITLRFAMDTLVIMHTCPHPLTESDSYPRAAVTVELLANTAPLPAHCLSQEENRRGNANNALYHHTACCQEAQR, encoded by the coding sequence ATGAACGAATCCAGCGACAGCTTATATCAGACCCTGCTCCCCGGCGGGTCACACTGGTCAATGCGGGTTAAAGCAGGATCGGCGCTACGCCTGACCGACGTCGAAGGCAACGCCAATCTTGGCATGCTTTTTTACAATCCAGAAAACCTGCTTGAAAGATATAACGCGCCCGACACTCTTAAATGTCAGCACACCTTCAGACTCACCGCAGGCCATTGCCTGTATTCCGACATGGGACGTATCTTTTGCGGCATTGAACAGGACACTTTTGGCTGGCACGACACCGTCTGTGGCACGATGAATGCCTGCTTGGCCGAACAGCGTTTTGGCGCTTTGAACTATCAGCAAGCCCGCAACGAGCGTCATCAAAATGGCTACGACAGCTTTTTAGTCGAACTGGCAAAATACGGGCTAGGCAAGCGAGATATGGCCGCCTGCGTCAACTGGTTTTCCAAAGTTACAGTCGATGATGAGGGCAATCTGGCGCTGGATGCTTGTCCAAAGCCAACAGCCAGCATCACGCTGCGTTTCGCCATGGATACGCTGGTGATTATGCATACTTGCCCGCATCCGTTAACTGAATCAGACAGTTATCCCCGCGCAGCGGTCACCGTTGAGTTGCTCGCCAATACTGCGCCGCTGCCGGCACACTGTCTGAGCCAAGAGGAAAACCGTCGCGGCAATGCCAATAATGCCCTCTATCACCACACCGCCTGCTGCCAGGAGGCACAACGATGA
- a CDS encoding ABC transporter ATP-binding protein, giving the protein MSLLSMRNLEKHYGNQVVLERVNAEVQEGEFVSIVGASGCGKTTFLKMMLGTESPSKGELLLDGKPIPQEPGEDRGVVFQRYSVFPHLTALQNVMLGEEFVQARWLGRVWGSKRRAIAERATEMLAQVGLGHALDKYPHQLSGGMQQRLALAQALTKKPRILLLDEPFGALDPGIRKDMHQLITTLWQEHQLTIFMITHDLKEGFSLGSRLWVFDKIRHDPQAPDAWGASITYDIPLDRKAAAGPSALTQQQISERVYSTARVA; this is encoded by the coding sequence ATGAGCTTACTGAGTATGCGCAATCTGGAAAAACACTACGGCAATCAGGTGGTGCTGGAACGGGTCAATGCCGAGGTGCAGGAAGGCGAGTTTGTGTCGATCGTTGGCGCATCCGGCTGTGGGAAAACCACTTTTTTGAAGATGATGCTTGGCACAGAAAGTCCTAGCAAAGGCGAACTTTTGCTCGACGGCAAACCCATCCCACAAGAGCCGGGCGAGGATCGCGGTGTGGTGTTTCAGCGCTATTCGGTATTTCCACACCTGACAGCGCTGCAAAACGTGATGCTCGGAGAGGAGTTTGTGCAGGCGCGCTGGTTAGGCCGGGTGTGGGGCAGCAAGCGGCGGGCGATTGCCGAACGTGCAACCGAGATGCTTGCACAGGTTGGGCTGGGACACGCACTGGATAAGTATCCGCACCAGCTTTCTGGCGGCATGCAGCAGCGTTTGGCGCTAGCACAGGCTCTGACCAAGAAGCCACGCATTTTGCTGCTCGACGAACCTTTTGGCGCGCTGGACCCAGGTATCCGAAAAGACATGCACCAGTTGATTACCACCTTGTGGCAAGAGCATCAGTTGACAATTTTTATGATTACTCACGACCTGAAAGAGGGGTTTTCACTCGGCTCGCGCCTGTGGGTGTTCGACAAAATTCGCCACGATCCACAGGCTCCCGACGCTTGGGGCGCGAGCATAACCTATGACATCCCCTTAGACCGAAAGGCTGCCGCAGGCCCCTCGGCCTTGACCCAACAGCAAATTAGCGAGCGTGTTTATTCCACCGCGCGCGTGGCTTGA
- a CDS encoding urea amidolyase associated protein UAAP2, with protein MIQTSSRLIKDAVYRAQVGAGDYWLHRIEAGQTLRIVDSEGNQAADTLFFNADDIGERYSMTDTLRGQKNVFLTAGTVLRSNDDRPMLEIVADTCGRHDTLGGACSTESNTVRYSLEKRHMHACRDSWMLAIAAHPQYGLSKQDITHNINFFMNVPVTAQGGLTFADGLSAPGKYVELVAKMNILVLISNCPQLNNPCNGYNPTPIEVAVW; from the coding sequence ATGATCCAGACCAGCTCACGCCTTATTAAAGATGCAGTTTACCGCGCGCAGGTTGGTGCCGGTGATTACTGGCTGCATCGCATCGAAGCCGGGCAAACATTGCGTATCGTCGACAGCGAGGGGAATCAGGCTGCCGATACGCTGTTTTTCAACGCCGATGATATTGGCGAACGCTACAGCATGACCGATACCCTGCGCGGGCAAAAGAATGTGTTTCTGACCGCTGGAACCGTGCTGCGCTCCAATGATGATCGTCCAATGCTGGAGATTGTCGCCGACACCTGTGGCCGCCATGACACGCTGGGCGGGGCTTGCTCCACCGAAAGCAACACCGTGCGTTACTCGCTGGAAAAGCGCCATATGCACGCCTGCCGTGACAGTTGGATGCTGGCGATTGCCGCACATCCGCAGTATGGCCTCTCCAAGCAAGATATTACCCATAACATCAACTTTTTCATGAATGTACCGGTAACCGCGCAGGGCGGATTGACTTTTGCCGACGGGCTTTCTGCACCGGGGAAATACGTCGAGTTGGTGGCGAAAATGAACATCTTGGTGCTGATCTCCAACTGTCCGCAGCTTAACAATCCTTGCAATGGCTATAATCCGACGCCGATTGAAGTTGCCGTCTGGTAA
- a CDS encoding sugar phosphate isomerase/epimerase family protein: MTTWRIIVEKYKNQLFINTVCLSGSTEDKLRAASVAGFNQVELWRQDVQAADGDTAGIKALLKTLPLGLTDYQVLLDFDGAPDSIRAEKRQEALRMLDTAVALGATTLLTPACTHKDCVKERVEEDLRWLVAEAAKRGLRIAYEGMAWSTWINNTADAWKMVQRINAPNLGLVIDAFHIFVRHRTAADLDGIPMDKIYLVQLSDLAIDPAPEHLIDTARHSRLLPGEGKFPIHTIIERLEEGGYHGPIGLEVFSDELKAQEPTGVARKAMKALQSVCFGKTAQYTL; the protein is encoded by the coding sequence ATGACTACCTGGAGAATTATTGTGGAAAAATATAAAAATCAACTATTTATCAATACAGTGTGTCTTTCAGGATCGACTGAAGACAAGCTGCGAGCCGCCAGTGTTGCCGGATTTAATCAGGTCGAGCTATGGCGTCAGGATGTGCAAGCCGCCGATGGTGATACCGCAGGGATTAAAGCCCTGTTGAAAACATTACCGTTGGGACTGACTGATTATCAGGTTCTGCTGGATTTTGATGGCGCACCGGACAGCATTCGAGCCGAGAAAAGACAAGAAGCTTTGCGCATGCTCGATACTGCGGTGGCATTGGGCGCAACGACTCTTTTGACGCCAGCCTGCACTCATAAAGATTGCGTCAAAGAACGCGTGGAAGAGGATTTACGCTGGCTAGTCGCCGAGGCAGCTAAACGTGGACTGCGTATTGCCTATGAAGGAATGGCTTGGAGCACCTGGATAAATAATACTGCCGATGCCTGGAAAATGGTGCAGCGCATCAACGCGCCGAATCTCGGATTGGTGATCGATGCTTTCCACATCTTTGTCCGTCACCGCACTGCTGCGGATCTTGATGGTATCCCGATGGACAAAATTTATCTGGTCCAGCTCTCTGATCTGGCGATTGATCCAGCACCTGAGCATCTGATTGATACCGCGCGACACAGTCGTTTGCTGCCGGGAGAAGGCAAGTTTCCTATCCACACTATTATTGAACGTCTGGAAGAGGGCGGATATCACGGTCCGATTGGCCTGGAAGTTTTTAGCGATGAACTGAAAGCGCAAGAGCCTACCGGGGTTGCCCGTAAGGCGATGAAAGCTTTGCAGTCAGTCTGTTTTGGCAAAACGGCGCAATACACACTGTAA
- a CDS encoding DsbA family protein — MKRHMMTLLAALIATPGIAAAADSSANFTDAQQQAIGKIASDYIIAHPEVLVQASQKLQAQQQQQQASDSLAAVVANAPALLQDKDTPTYGPKDAKVAFVEFFDYQCMYCSRMAPLVEQTIKANPNVRFVFKEWPIFGDRWKASITAAETGLSIWKQKGPQAYLAYHNAIYATGHDEGKLTDADISGAVEKVNGALPSEAHRQETHAALAKNDDLAKSLGFQGTPGFIVMPVSGANANNTTVLPGAVSAEDLQAAISKAQGK, encoded by the coding sequence ATGAAACGTCACATGATGACATTGCTGGCTGCGCTTATCGCCACGCCAGGCATTGCGGCCGCCGCAGACAGCAGCGCTAACTTTACCGATGCGCAGCAGCAGGCGATTGGTAAAATCGCTTCTGATTACATCATCGCTCATCCAGAAGTGCTGGTGCAGGCAAGTCAGAAACTTCAGGCCCAGCAACAGCAGCAGCAGGCTAGCGATTCGCTGGCGGCGGTAGTGGCAAATGCGCCAGCCCTGTTGCAGGACAAAGATACCCCGACTTATGGTCCGAAAGATGCCAAAGTGGCATTTGTAGAATTCTTCGATTATCAGTGCATGTACTGTAGTCGTATGGCGCCGCTGGTTGAGCAAACGATTAAAGCCAATCCAAACGTACGCTTTGTTTTCAAAGAATGGCCAATCTTCGGCGATCGCTGGAAAGCGTCAATCACTGCAGCTGAAACCGGCCTGTCGATTTGGAAACAAAAAGGACCTCAGGCGTACCTGGCTTATCACAATGCGATTTATGCAACCGGGCATGACGAAGGCAAGCTGACTGACGCAGACATTTCTGGTGCAGTTGAGAAAGTTAACGGCGCGCTGCCAAGCGAAGCACATCGTCAGGAAACACACGCTGCGCTGGCGAAGAATGACGATCTGGCAAAATCGCTGGGCTTCCAGGGCACCCCTGGTTTCATCGTAATGCCAGTGAGCGGTGCGAATGCCAATAACACTACCGTGCTGCCAGGCGCTGTGTCTGCAGAGGATTTGCAGGCTGCGATCAGCAAGGCACAGGGCAAGTAA
- a CDS encoding putative urea ABC transporter substrate-binding protein: MIKACQRLLLCALCFAALLSQPVLAATQPTFKIAWSIYAGWMPWDFAQQSGILKKWADKYGIKIQLVQVNDYIESVNQYTSGGFDGCTMTNMDALTIPATGGVDSTALIVGDYSNGNDGIMLKGGGDVNSLKGQSINLVQLSVSEYLLARALEKSGMSEKDITVVNTADADLVAAFGTPAVKSIVTWNPLLAEAKKQPDSHEIFSSAQIPGEILDLLVVNSKTLKAHPELGKALTGAWYETLNAMKGNGPDAVKARTYMAHESGTDLKGFDEQIADTYLFGTPRQTLDFIDGPQIKTTMQSVAEFSFAHGLLGEGAPDATTVGITTPAGNWGNPANQKLHFTDEFVKLAAANKL, encoded by the coding sequence ATGATTAAAGCTTGCCAACGCCTGCTGCTCTGCGCTTTATGCTTTGCTGCCCTTCTCAGCCAGCCCGTTCTGGCCGCTACCCAACCTACGTTTAAAATCGCCTGGTCTATTTACGCCGGATGGATGCCGTGGGACTTTGCCCAACAAAGTGGGATCCTCAAGAAATGGGCCGATAAGTACGGCATCAAAATTCAGTTAGTACAGGTCAACGACTACATCGAATCGGTGAATCAGTACACTTCTGGCGGATTTGACGGCTGCACCATGACCAACATGGATGCCCTGACTATTCCGGCAACCGGTGGCGTAGACAGCACCGCGCTGATTGTTGGTGATTACTCCAACGGCAACGACGGCATCATGCTTAAAGGCGGTGGTGATGTTAACTCACTGAAAGGTCAGTCAATTAATCTGGTTCAGCTTTCAGTCTCAGAATATCTGCTGGCCCGCGCGCTGGAGAAATCCGGCATGAGCGAAAAAGATATCACTGTAGTGAATACCGCCGATGCCGATCTGGTCGCCGCTTTCGGTACTCCGGCAGTAAAATCCATCGTTACCTGGAACCCGCTGCTGGCTGAAGCTAAAAAGCAGCCAGACAGCCACGAAATATTCTCTTCTGCACAAATTCCCGGTGAAATCCTCGACCTGTTGGTGGTCAACAGCAAAACCCTGAAAGCTCACCCCGAGCTGGGCAAAGCGCTGACCGGTGCCTGGTATGAAACGCTGAACGCCATGAAAGGTAATGGCCCGGATGCCGTTAAGGCGCGTACCTATATGGCGCACGAATCGGGTACTGATCTTAAAGGTTTCGACGAGCAGATCGCCGACACCTACCTCTTTGGCACACCCAGGCAAACCCTGGATTTCATTGACGGTCCACAAATCAAAACCACCATGCAGTCGGTAGCCGAATTCTCTTTCGCGCACGGCCTGCTTGGCGAAGGCGCGCCTGATGCCACGACCGTTGGTATCACAACGCCTGCGGGTAACTGGGGCAATCCGGCTAACCAGAAACTGCATTTCACCGATGAATTTGTGAAGCTCGCCGCGGCTAACAAACTGTAA
- a CDS encoding ABC transporter permease: MRKMINYQPQRLSRSLLGLLPLLLLVLVYLMASDARLSVNAFDKLLPGFSSMGDALYRVAFEPDPRTGQYLLWADTYASLIRLLSGILISAFLGLALGIFCGALPAIRSLISPLVTLFALIPPLAVLPILFIMFGLGELSKVVLIAVGVTPFIARDLQQHVQSIPQEQLIKAQTLSAHSGQILWRIILPQLMPRLLDAVRLSLGSAWLFLIAAEAIAATEGLGYRIFLMRRYLAMDVILPYVAWITLLAFALDALLRLISRRCWPWYYVK, translated from the coding sequence ATGCGCAAAATGATCAACTACCAACCCCAACGCCTGTCACGCAGCCTGCTAGGGTTGCTGCCCCTGCTGCTGCTGGTATTGGTGTATCTGATGGCGTCGGATGCTCGTCTGTCGGTCAATGCTTTCGACAAGCTGCTTCCAGGCTTTAGTTCAATGGGCGATGCACTTTACCGCGTCGCCTTCGAGCCTGACCCGCGCACCGGCCAATATCTGCTGTGGGCCGACACTTACGCCAGCCTGATTCGCCTGCTCAGTGGCATCTTGATCAGCGCTTTTCTCGGGTTGGCGCTGGGCATTTTCTGCGGCGCGTTGCCTGCTATACGTTCGCTTATCTCTCCGCTGGTGACGCTGTTCGCCCTTATTCCTCCACTGGCAGTGCTGCCAATCCTGTTCATTATGTTCGGGTTGGGGGAGCTGTCGAAAGTGGTGCTGATTGCCGTGGGCGTGACGCCGTTTATCGCCCGCGATTTACAGCAGCACGTTCAATCGATCCCGCAGGAACAGCTAATCAAGGCACAAACTCTCAGCGCCCACAGCGGGCAAATCCTGTGGCGTATTATTTTGCCACAGCTGATGCCGCGCCTGCTCGACGCAGTGCGCCTCTCCTTAGGCTCTGCGTGGCTTTTCCTGATCGCCGCAGAAGCAATCGCCGCCACCGAAGGCCTGGGCTATCGCATCTTCCTGATGCGCCGTTATCTGGCGATGGACGTCATTCTGCCCTACGTCGCCTGGATTACCCTGCTGGCCTTTGCCCTGGATGCCCTGCTGCGCCTGATTAGCCGCCGCTGCTGGCCGTGGTATTACGTTAAATGA
- a CDS encoding CynX/NimT family MFS transporter, with protein sequence MSELHSALNVDSQAVKTAPQGNKPAEYGIPTQRALVLVGIILVSLNLRAAVTSLSAIYGIISHDISGFNANILGILPLLSFAVFGSLTSTVSRRLGYEGALLLSMLMVCAGIALRTLTGSFPVFMACSVLALAGMGFGNVLVQPTIKKYFPDHVGALTATYAVMIAVSAGLPSAIAVPLAQNDGWRANVALWSVTALIAALPWLFQLLRIHHRGQKEEVNQTIAKPVIPHVAVWKWPIAWSMVVLFGVSMMSMYAMLNWLPTYLIQNGISAATAGNMLFVYNIVGIAHSILVPIYLGRMKKPYIVVAIGGVMQIVGYMGFLYMPGASWVWAVVAAPGLMTIPATFQLINLRTRSVEGAASLSSFTQGVGYVFAAAGPFFFGQLHHSTGGWHVSFWFLTVMSTVMLLAGGAAVRNKYLEDAQS encoded by the coding sequence ATGTCCGAGTTACATAGTGCACTTAATGTTGATTCTCAGGCCGTGAAAACGGCCCCACAGGGCAATAAACCGGCCGAGTACGGCATTCCCACCCAGCGTGCGCTAGTTCTTGTCGGTATTATTTTGGTATCGCTAAATCTGCGTGCCGCCGTGACGTCGCTCAGCGCTATATATGGCATTATCAGCCATGATATCAGCGGTTTTAACGCCAATATTCTTGGCATTCTACCGCTGCTGTCCTTTGCCGTATTCGGATCGCTTACCTCCACGGTTTCACGTCGTTTGGGTTACGAAGGTGCCTTGCTGTTGTCGATGCTGATGGTGTGTGCGGGTATCGCTTTACGCACATTAACCGGCAGTTTCCCCGTTTTTATGGCCTGCAGCGTGTTGGCACTGGCGGGGATGGGGTTTGGTAATGTATTGGTGCAGCCGACCATCAAGAAGTATTTCCCTGATCACGTCGGGGCGTTGACCGCGACCTACGCGGTGATGATCGCAGTTTCGGCCGGGCTACCTTCGGCGATTGCCGTTCCGCTGGCTCAGAATGACGGCTGGCGCGCCAATGTGGCGTTGTGGTCAGTTACCGCGCTGATTGCGGCGCTACCTTGGCTTTTTCAACTACTGCGTATCCATCATCGTGGCCAGAAAGAAGAGGTAAATCAGACTATTGCAAAACCGGTGATCCCACACGTTGCAGTATGGAAATGGCCGATTGCCTGGTCGATGGTGGTGCTGTTTGGCGTTAGCATGATGAGCATGTACGCAATGCTTAACTGGCTACCCACCTATCTCATTCAGAATGGAATCAGTGCAGCTACCGCGGGCAATATGCTGTTTGTTTACAATATCGTCGGGATAGCGCACTCCATCCTGGTGCCTATCTATCTGGGTCGGATGAAAAAACCGTATATCGTGGTGGCAATCGGCGGCGTAATGCAAATTGTCGGATATATGGGCTTCCTTTATATGCCGGGCGCATCCTGGGTATGGGCGGTCGTCGCGGCACCTGGTTTGATGACTATTCCCGCAACCTTTCAGCTTATCAATCTACGCACACGAAGTGTTGAAGGGGCTGCATCGTTGTCTTCCTTCACTCAGGGGGTAGGCTACGTCTTTGCCGCCGCTGGCCCGTTTTTTTTCGGCCAGCTTCATCACTCTACCGGTGGATGGCATGTCTCGTTCTGGTTCCTGACCGTGATGTCCACTGTGATGCTTTTGGCCGGAGGCGCGGCAGTCCGCAATAAATATCTGGAAGATGCGCAAAGCTGA
- the aroD gene encoding type I 3-dehydroquinate dehydratase, translating to MKRREFMKSGTALIAGGFILKNASAAIIHPNSLTSSGVTAAPTGENKRMIKLLKVKGISIGEGAPKLIVPTTATQESEVLDSVRQFAAIKDIDVVEFRLDFLINALDKGSVARMTRQVADLLPDKVLLVTFRTQAEGGATTISDTAYGDLYLEILKNGKTDLLDVEMFRSETVVRNIVSQAHRQGVAIVMSSHDFKKTPPKEELIRRLRHQQALGADILKIATMPHDSGDVLSLMNATWEMHHQYAERPLLTMSMKGLGVVSRLSGELTGSALTFGMVGKPSAPGQIDASHLHQVLDVIHQASQSV from the coding sequence ATGAAACGCCGGGAATTTATGAAATCAGGCACCGCACTGATTGCGGGAGGCTTTATTCTGAAAAACGCCTCTGCTGCCATTATCCACCCCAACAGTCTGACATCGTCAGGGGTAACTGCAGCGCCAACAGGGGAAAACAAGCGCATGATTAAATTATTGAAGGTGAAAGGGATATCGATAGGTGAGGGCGCACCAAAACTGATTGTGCCGACAACGGCAACCCAAGAGTCTGAGGTATTGGACTCGGTACGACAATTTGCAGCAATTAAAGATATCGATGTTGTTGAATTTCGGCTCGATTTTCTGATTAACGCGTTAGATAAAGGCAGTGTCGCAAGAATGACTCGTCAGGTAGCCGATCTATTGCCTGACAAGGTGCTTTTAGTGACCTTCAGGACCCAAGCCGAGGGCGGTGCAACGACAATCAGCGATACGGCTTATGGCGATCTTTATCTGGAAATTCTTAAGAATGGTAAAACCGACCTGCTGGATGTTGAAATGTTTCGTAGTGAAACCGTAGTGCGCAACATTGTCTCACAAGCACATCGGCAGGGAGTTGCCATTGTAATGTCTAGCCATGATTTCAAGAAAACGCCGCCGAAGGAGGAACTCATTCGCCGTCTTCGTCACCAGCAGGCGTTAGGGGCCGATATCTTGAAAATTGCCACCATGCCTCATGACTCGGGAGACGTGTTAAGCTTGATGAATGCGACGTGGGAAATGCATCATCAATATGCCGAAAGGCCGCTGCTGACGATGTCGATGAAAGGTTTAGGTGTCGTGTCTCGCCTATCCGGAGAATTAACCGGTTCGGCTTTGACCTTTGGCATGGTTGGTAAACCGTCGGCTCCAGGCCAGATTGATGCAAGCCATTTGCACCAGGTGCTAGACGTTATTCACCAAGCTAGTCAGTCGGTATAA